The following is a genomic window from Apodemus sylvaticus chromosome 10, mApoSyl1.1, whole genome shotgun sequence.
tgcccagcaagaACCAAGTCTGATTGATTCCTGGTATCAAACTAGGATGGTGAcacatcccagcactggggaggcagaggcaggaggatcaggagttcagcttcatctgcatagcaagttcaagggcagcctgagctacaggaaacctagtttaaaaaaatcagagaaatgaAGCAGGAAGTGGGGTCTCCCAAACTCTGTGTAttggtcagggttctctagagtcataggaCGTATGGGTAGTCTCCATATACTAAGGGAATTTGTgggtgacttacagtctgtagtccaactcccaataatggtcagcagcagctgtaaatggaagttcaaggatctagcagttgctcagtcccataaggcaagcaggcaaagaagagtctttcttcttccaatgtccttatggaGGTCTCCAgcaggtgtggctcagattaaatgtgtgtgccaccagcctagatctgggacttgttttgtccaaGATGAGcttaaattcagagatctccCTGAATTTAATCTtaatagccactatgcctcaagatctccatgctgagatccaggtcagaaacttgtatctcccagcctccagattaggatcagaggtgagccttccaattctggcttgtggttcattccagatagtcaagttgacaaccaggaacagccactcCACTCTGTTACTCCTTAAGACCTGGGTGTGCACAGAAGTCGTCACACTGCAGCTGAGGCTTCTGTGATCTTTCTGTGCACCAGGCCCTGTTCTAAACCCTTGAGGTACAGGTTCTCACTCCTTGTTATGAAGACGACAGGTGGCTAAGGTGAGTGACTCAGCAGTAACTACACTGCCCTGCCTGTCACAGGGCTGGGATTCAAACCCCGGCATTTCCATCCCGGAGTCTGAGTTTGACGCCCATAGGTTAcacagctgaggatgaccttgaatttccagTCCCCCTACGTctaccacccaagtgctgggattgtaagtgTGTTGGCTTAGgaacactttttttgtttgtttttggttttgcttttgtttttcgagacagggtttctctgtgtagccctggctgtcctggaattcactctgtagaccaggctggcctcgaactcagaaatccacctgcctctgcctctacctcccaagtgctgggattaaagacacgcgCTACCACTGCCAAGCTTTTCATCTAGAGgataaaaaagatagatagatagatagatagatagatagatagatagatagatagaggaatactttttaaattatgtgcctTTCCTTTATGGTCATTAGATTGTGACGGAGAAAGGTTGGTTCACGCTCCCCCCAAATATGCAAAACTTTATGTCTCCTGCTAATGTCTCTGTCCCTTGGTTCACTAAGCTTCAGGAGTTCATTTAGAAGGTATTTATTTTTGCCTGTGGTATTGTTAGGGTCTGATCATCCAAAACAACCCAAGCTGGCACACGAATCCAGCAAAGCAGGATCTTTATTTGAATTAGGAGGGAAACAGCAACCATTCAGGGACAACAGTGCAGGCACAGGAGCTGATTGCATACTTGATGGTTATTTTAGTAAGTATTTAAGCAGAGGGCAAAATTGTATTGTATTCAGACCGATACTGATCAGTCAGGGCAACAGAACAGAAGCAGGAGCTTAACTGGGACTCCAAGCCAGAATGGTACAAACTACAAAactacaaacatctgtgccacgttatcccaccaatcaggatttagggatgggGACTTCCTCAGGAACAGGCCTTTGTGCCTCACTTATTGTGAGGCATTGGTTGTGTTGTTCAACTCTGGTGGGGTGACACGCAGACCGTTCATGTCTCaccttgccaaccaggatgtaaGTTACCGGTGTACATGACTCTTTCTGCCAAGCCGGTGTCAGTTATCCAGGGAGGCCCTGGGAGTAAAACCTTATTCGACCCCAATTCAAaaatggaagttttcttcaaaaCAGCTTCAGTTTGGTTCCTTCTTACAGTAAGAagatgtgtttgtgtctgttggggactctgagacaaggtctctctgtgtatccctggctgtcctggaatttgctatgcagaccaggctagcctcaaactcacagaggtctatcTGCCAGCCTCGGCTTTCTGAGTAccaggattacaggcctgtgcacTTACGGACCTCTGtattacttattcatttatttatttttgtcatttgagAGATCAGTTTCAAATATGCATTTCAGGTGACAATGACTGTCACAGTGTCAGGGCATCCCTAGAACAACATGGGGATGTGAGAGGGGCTTGGAGGGCTCCAGGGATGCTAGAAAGAAGATTCTAGTAGGAGTGGTCTGCAGGAGAATCACTCCAGAGCCTCAGACCCAGTCACTGCCACATGCACCTGAGCTAAGGGCTGGCAAACAGCTTGGTGCCACTGCTGTCTAGGTACTTCTGAAGGTTGAATGTTGATGCAGCTGCCCATTGTGTAACACAAGAAAACAGAACTGTGCTGTTCTGTCCCAGGTTTTCATGGCCTAGGGAGGACTGGAACAGGAGCTTAGTGCCTCCCTCCTTCACGAGAAGTCAAGAAGTGGAACACATACTCCTGGATATGTGTTTGTAGACAATGATGTTGTCAGAGCAGTGTGGGAGCAGGTTCCTGAAAAGGACTCAAGGTTCTGCAGAGCAGAGGGATTTTCCCAGGAAAACCTCAGATATTGACTGTTGAGGTCATGCCAGCAAAAGGTGGGACATCCAACAGGCTGACTTATCTTCAAGGCAAGCAGGAACATCTCTGTCTAAGCCAGGTTGTGATGTATATAACCTGAAGAAAGGcttggaggaggagaaagggctgtggaggaggtgtggctcagtggtagagcacttgcccagcatctatgaggccttgggtttgattccaGCCCTGGACAAAGGAAGAAGGGAGTGGATAAaaggatagatggacagacagacagaaagacagacagatagtagattatagacagatagatagatagatagatttgtaGATAGgttgatagatacatagatttaCAGATAAATATGTTGATATATTTATAGATAGGTTGATAGAtttataggtagatagatagatagattggtaGATAGTTATGTTTATAAGATAcatttaaacagagagaaacacacagagagagagagagaggtagactGAACATAGGCAGAAACACAATGTCCCACtatataacccaggatagcttcaGACCCATTGATgatcctgccttagcctcccaagtgccgggattataggcatgcactaccactcaAACCTAGAATGAGTTTTAATCAGCTGAAGTGACTGTGACCTGAAGCATGTTCAATACAGTGAATATAATTAAGTTCCAAATGATTGACAGAGCAAACAGTTGCTGTGGAGAGAGGTCTCTGGAAGAGAGAGAGTCTAGGAGGCTCTGTGGAAAGCTTCAAAGACAGTATGCAGTTTGGGTGAGTGAGCAGTAAATGGGCGGCAGGGGAGGGAGAGTCTATAGAGAATGGGCCACATAGAAATCTCATCAGCCTTCCTCAGTGGGGACGTCTCATCCCCGCTGTGGAGGGCGTCCCTGCTAGCCCAGGAGAAAGGTGGGGTCAGGGGATGGTGGCAAAGGACTTTTAGGGCAGAAAGGCAGCTTCCAGAAGGCAAGGGTTTGGACCATCCAGAGCAATAGATAATCAAGGGCAGGGGTGGAGAGATTGCCTAAGCAGCTAACTCTGGCAGGAAGTGCTGAAACTTGAGCCACTGAGGCCCAGGGAGGGTCTGGGACCAGAAAGATGTGAACTTCAGGAGGTAGTTTAAGGGAGTGGTAGGAGGAAGAGGGGACACAAAGGTGACTACAGGTTTTACAGCTTGGAGGGGTCACCATGCTGCTGCTGGGACAGAAGAAGGAAAGCAGCAAAAGTAAAAACCAGATAGCAATAGACTAGTGGGGTGGGGCAGGCCATGACCTCGAGCGCTGGGGTGCTGTGTCCTGAGTCTGTGGCCAGCAGTCACCACTTAGAACCAAGacccaaaaagaaaggaaaagctttgcagggactggggagatggcttaattaGCCAAGTTCTTGCCACTTAAGCATGAGGCTCTAAGTTCGACTCCAGCACTCATgtaaaatccaggcatggtggggaGTTCTCAAAACCCCGGTGCTGGAGAGGCAAAGAAAGGTATATCCTTGAAGATCAATAGCCGGCCAAGCTTACTTAGCAAGCTCTAAGCCAATGatagactctgtctccaaaaccaaagaAGATTTCTAAGGAAACACCAGAGGCCAACCTCTGGtatccacatacacatacacacacacacacacacacacacacacacacacacacctacacacacagatAATTCAATAAAGTTTAAAATGCCGAAAGGGAGCTCTGAGAGATTTACATTGCTTTACAAGGCTCATTGGGAAAGTGGCGACACCCGTTTTTATGAcatgtcaattcagaaccagagTCATTTTCTACGTGATTTTGATCTTTACAACTGTACAAGACACATGTTTGCACACCTATTCAAGGATGGAGGATATGAGATCCGTAAAGGTCAGTGATGGTCCTACCCAACATGGAGGCTGCAGAACACAGGGATTCTGGCCGTGGGTGACATTTTTACTCCACTTCTTTCTGGCAAGCTCTTAAGAGATGCAAAGTCTATCAGAAGAGAGCAAAACATGTCGCTAAAGACCATGAGGGACTTGGTGTTTATTAGTCTGCTGTTGTTAGTAATGAGGAGAAGCTGGACACTTGTTACAGAAGAAAGGGGGATAGTTACATCAAGTAAGGGgcctgccagaagatcctggggacAGGAGCATTTCTGTGGTGTCCAGAGGCCACTTCAGCAAGCAGGGATATTGCAGTCTAAGGAGGCAACAAGCCAGGATCTACTCAGGAACGAGAGATTCATGGGAGACTGAGCAGACCTGAACCCAAGAACGACGGGACTTCTGAGttttattctgtttgtgtgtAAGACATGTGCAGATGGTAAAGTTATTGGTGCACAgacgtgaggacctgagttcaagtctcagcacccacaggcaCCAGCCTGTAATCCTGATGTTCAGAGGATCAGTGGGGTATGGTTGGCCAACTACTCTACTCAAGTCAGTGAGcatcaggttcagtgagaaactctgtctcataaAAAATGTGGAGGATAAAACAGGAAAACATGTGGGCTTGCAGGCACATGAATGGCTGTATTTGTGGTGTATTGTTTTTTGAAATACGGAAGTTGAGGATTCAAACCCATGTGtgctgccaggtggtggtggcacacgcctttaatctcaggacttgggaggcagaggcaggcagatttctgagttcgaggccagcctggtctccaaagtgagttccaggacagccagtgctacacagagaaaccctgtctcaaaaaaacaaaaacaaacaaacaaacaaacaaaaatcaaacccaTGTGTACATCCTTGCAGAGTAAGCGCActaactcactgagccatctcctcagcctgctCATGATGTTTGTGACCGGTTTATATAACATGCAGCCTTTATCACGTGTTCTCTGTCCAGGTACCAGTTTATAGAGAACAATGAATCAAGTCTGCAGGAGGTTCGACAAAAGGCCAAACACCAAGGACCCATAATGTCACTTCAGGGGGAGACAACTTCCCTCAGGACAAAGGAGGTGGACctgaagaaacaggagagagaggcagccagAGGAGAgcgaggagagggggagaagaggcaGTTGCAGCCTGTAAATCCAGCACCAGAGAATCCTCAGAGCAAGGCGGAGCCAGCTGCAAAGATGCCCATTCCAGAACGTGTGGACAAAGTATCGAGAGCTACAGGAGCACCGTCAACAAGGCAGAGACCATTGGCCACAAGAGCTGTCCTACCCGAGGAGAAGGTGGTCCAGgccaccccctcccctgcctctttcccacaccccaccacacaaAGAAGACAAATGCTGAAGGCCTCGGACTTCAAGTCTGAGCCTCGGTGGGATTTTGAGGAGGAATATAGCTTGGATGCGGGCAGCCTGCAGACGGTGAGTCTGGACCTTCACTGTGCTTCTGTACTATGCCACCATCCCAAGCAGCCAGGCTCAGCTTTCAGTCATAGCCTTGACCTTCCTGTGCTCGGCCTGACGCTGGCTATTGGCCCATCCTTCCTCCTTAGAGAAAGtcagggaggagaagaaaggtcCAGAATCAAGGTCTGGATAACTCAGAAAGTTGTGGCTGGAAGGGATTTGTCCGGGAACCCTCGAGGAAGACCTGGGGCAGGTCAACATTCAGTGAGAAGGGAGTGTGGCCAGTTCTGGGGTCCAGAACAGGATTCCTTATTCTATGGTCATGGGACACAGACAAGGAGACACAGCCTAGGGCCCAGCTGCCCCCCTCCCAGAACACTGCCACCCCTGGAAAGGCCACACAGGAACCTTCACTGTCCTCCAGGCTGAAAAAAAACTGCAAGCGCTCAACCCCATGTCACCTCCCTAATCCCCTGCCCAGATGGAAATACTGAAAACCTGCTCGTGTATACACGCAGAACAGGGTCTGCATCCCAACAGaacactgcatgcacatgtggcCATCAGAATTGTAAGGTATAGCTGTGTAGGAGCTGAGGGGACACGTTTCCTGGGACCAAGGTGGACCCAGTTATGGAGAGTTAGGAAGTCAGACCATGGAGTccagagtgaaagagagagtAGGGGGCACAAACTTTCAAACTGCACCCCACCAGCCCAGCGTACGTCATCAGGAGCCCACCCAGCTCCTGGCTCATGGTTTCCTGGGCTGCTCCATTGCCTGATCTTACCTGTCTTCCTGCACATAGACCTGCCCTGACTCTGTGAAGATCAAGGCTTCCAAGTCACCATGGCTAAAGAATATCTTTCTGCCCAATCTCACGCTGTTCCTGGACTCTGGACGCTTCAGCCAGAGCGAGTGGAGCCGTCTGGAGCACTTCGCACCTCCCTTTGGCTTCATGGAACTCAATCAGTCCTGTGAGTCCCTACCTCAGGGCAGAGGGTGGTGGCTTCCTGCCTTGGGTCAGCCTCCTTCCGGGGCTCTGAATGGAGCCCCGCCCTGTCCCAGTGGTACAGAAGGTGGTGACCCGCTTCCCGCCGGTACCGCAGCAGCAGCTCCTCCTGGCCAGCCTCCCCTCTGGGTTCTCCAAGTGTATCACCTGTGCTGTAGTGGGCAACGGGGGCATCCTGAATGATTCACGGATGGGCCAAGAGATAGACAGCCATGACTATGTTTTCCGGTACGTTCTCTCTCCATTGTGTGTCGATATGGGCTATTCTGGGAGACCCAGTAAGTGTCCTGTGGTGggttgaataggaatggctctcAAAGACTCATCAAGGTGAATGCTCGGGCCCATGGGAAGTAGcctgattaggaggtgtggccttgttcggGTAGGCGTGGCCatgttggaagaagtgtatcactgtgggggtgggcttggagGTCCACATTCAAGCTATGTCCAGTgtgacacagtctcctgctgctccCTGTGGATTAAGATGtggcactctcagctcctccagcgccatgcctgcctgtgaTCCACCATATTCCTTCCCTGATGATGATGGACTAGacctctcaaactgtaagccagcgcaattaaatgttttctttatatggGTTGGCAtagtggtcacagtgtctcttcacaggtataaaaccctatctaagacatgTGCCCCTATCTTTATCTAGGAAATGGAGTGTGTCTACAATTCCTGCCCTCTGATTCATCTTTCTTACATATCTCCACAAAAAATGTCTCTCCTCCACTTAACATCATCTGGTTCGATCTTTCTATGCAGACTGAGTGGTGCCGTTATTAAAGGCTATGAACAGGATGTGGGGACCCGGACATCCTTCTATGGCTTCACTGCCTTCTCTCTGGTCCAGTCTATCCTCATTTTGGGTAGTCGAGGTTTCCAGCATGTGCCTCTGGGGAAGGTGAGAAGCAAGGAATGGGCGTGGCCATACAGCCCTTTGACAGGGGAGACCAATGACTGCCAGTGGGCGTGGCCACACAGCCCCAGGGAGACCAATGAGTTCGAATGGGCGTGGCCACACAGCCCCTAGACAGCTGAGACTTATGAGAGCCTTGTTTGGGCATGGAACCTGCCTCATCCCAAGCTCTGTTCACACAAGGGCAAGAGCAGTGACAACACCTGCTCAGGCCATGGGAGAGCCAGGGTTGCGAGTGAGAGGCAGGCCACCCTCAGCCCAGGCTCCTCAAGGCAGTTCTGGACCACTCCCATTTGTCTTTGGTCTTCAGGATGTCCGATATCTACACTTCCTGGAAGGCACCCGCGACTATGAGTGGCTGGAAGCCATGTTTTTGAATCAGACCATGGCAAAAACCAAACTTTCCTGGTTCAGGTACCcacttccctcctcctgcccccgaATCCCCAGGCATACTGAGAAGTGAGTGACTGACTTCAAAAGGGATAGTAAGGTAGGACTTCCTCTGTGCCACCTGGAGAAGGGATGGCACTCACGCTGTGACTGTGACTTGGCCTTCAGCGGGCCAGGTAGGAGAACAGGGCCTGAGAAATCCATCTCTGGCCACAGACACAGGCCCCAGGAAGCGTTCCGGGACACCCTGGACTTGGATCGCTACTTGCTCCTGCACCCAGACTTTCTCCGTTACATGAAGAACAGGTAAGGGCAGGAAGCCCACAGAGGGGCCGTGGGCCGCGCATCTTTTGCTGGCTCCTGACTGTTGGGAATCTGGGTATTCTGAACAGGTTTCTGAGGTCAAAGACCCTGGACACTGCCCACTGGAGAATATACCGCCCCACCACTGGCGCCCTCCTGCTGCTTACGGCCCTTCATCTCTGTGACAAGGTGAGGCTGCAAACCTCTGACAGGAATGGGGGTGAGCATGTACACCCAAGGGATCTGTATCCAGAGCCCTAGGGCCAGGACCAGGACAAAGGGACAGACTGCCCCAGGAGGCAGCTCCTGCAATCCGGCTCCTCCTCCATTTTCCATAGGTGAGCGCATATGGCTTCATCACAGAGGGCCATGAGCGCTTCTCTGACCACTACTATGATACATCGAAGAAACGGCTCATCTTTTACATAAACCATGACTTTACCTTAGAGAAAAAGGTCTGGAAGCGACTGCATGATGAGGGCATCATCTGGCTGTACCAGCGCCCACAGAGTGACAAAGCAAAGAACTGACCAGGGCCTAGATCTGGGGTCCCCCTCGAGCCCTTACACCACAGGATGTAAGGGTTCCTCAGATGCTCCTACCTGTCTCCCGGGACTGAGACCTGCTCCATACACTTCAAAAGtctcaatctacagagcaagatctgccagaactacacaaagaaaccctgtccacaacaaaacaacaacaaaacccaaaaggaaAGACaataaaaggaaagtaaaattGAAAGTAAtgctttactttaaaataaataaaatcagccaggcagtggtggcgcacgccttgtatcgcagcacttgggaggcagaggcaagtagatttctgagttcgaggcctgtctggtctacagagtgagttccaggacagctagggctacacagagaaactctgtctggaaaaaacaatacatacatacatacatacatacatacatgtatacatgtatacatacataaatacataaataaatcaaatcaGTCAAGTTACTTCAACAGGAATAAGGAAAGATTCCCAAAGGCCAGCACCACCCACAAAAGCACTTTAACCTCACAATGTGATTTCTTATATATTGAGTGAGTAGGCTGAACACATCCAAGGCACTGCGGAACTTCAGAGTGAGCCCTCTGAATGCTAGTAATCTtttcttgtgagtgtgtgtgtttgtgtgtttgtgggtttggATGCATAGCTGTGTACATGCACAAGATTACAAGTTTTCAGGAGTTCAACACCAGCCTTGGCTGCACAGCAAGTTCAAGTTTAGCCTGGGTTACAGGGAGACTGTCCCACAGCAAAGGACTCCCCAGAGTGGAATTTTGTGTTAATTCAGAGATGATGATGTGGCACCGTGAGCTACCACTGAACAAGGGGACTACCCTCTGACCCTGCTTCCTTGCCCCGTCGATGCCAAGAGCACAGGAGACATCCACACTCCTTGATTTGCTACTCTATATTTTTCAGCatccttaatattttttatttaggcTTACATatcttgtgtatatatacaaatgctaaattctgaactccaagatctggttgccccaaaTGAGAAGATTCTCGCATATACCAGCCCTTGCTGCATAAACCTTGCTCCCCAATTCAGAACTAGATAAAAGTGGCTACAGACAGTTACTGGGGAGAAGGGATGAGTGGGGTTCAGTTACCAGGTAGAAGGGTTACTCCAGAAGGAGAGGAAAACCAAgaaggagagaggatggaggaaaagggggagagagagagaacatgaggaCAGGTGGGGTCTTTAGACCAGGAGCATGAGTCTGAGTGCAATGCCCTCTGAGGAGGGACTGATGGAGCAGAAGTAACCCCAGTGAGACTCACACAGCAGGAACTTGCAGAGTGCAGCTGGGGAATTAATAGTCTAGTGTATATAAAAATAGATTAAGGGTAATTCACCCAGGAATTGTGCTAAAGTTGATTAAAAGACAATCCATAGGACTCTGCCTTGTTTACTAGGGGGCTGACTGGGTCATATATAGCTAATAGAGTTATTAAACATTTAAAGATACCATTTACAGGACAATAAGTGCCTCTTCTGGACTGAGATGAAATAAGATACATTTCAGGTTTTAGAAACAGCTCTGACGTGGCTTCCAGTACTAAAACTTCCAGATGTATCAAAAACTTGTCATCTGTTTGTCCATGAGAAAAACATTACAAAAGGAGTTCTAACCCAACCTTTGGAACTATGCCCTGTGAGGTACCTGACCTGATTGGTCCCTGTAGCCACAGGATGGCCCACCTGTCTAAGGGCTGAGGTAGCTACTGCTTGtctaataacaaaacaaacaaacaaacaaacaaacaaacaagttaacTCTGGATCAAGATCTTATAGTCAATGCACCTTCATCGTTAAGACTCTACAGAAGGAACACCAAAATGCCAACATTTTGGGCCCAAGCCAGATACGACAGCCCCAACAGCAGAACTGATTGATCTGACCTAGGCTCTCAGATGGGGAAAAGGGAAGTCCACCACCATATAGATGGATAGTTGCAGGGGTATATGAAGGCAAATTCATAGGCCACCATAATTTCTCATGAGGCTTTTGTTATATTCCTAAGAACCACAACTCCCAGCACCCCATTACCTGCTCCTTGGGCAGGTGGGGctttcaagataattttggagATTACATTCCCTCCTTCAGTTGTGTCTCAGATCAAATCCTCAACTCTATTTTgggtctttgtttatttttcgaTCTAATAACCATCAGCTTAATGGTACCCAGACTGGGATTATCATTTAGTTACTGTATCAATGATGTAACAGTCATTGTAAATTAGTACAAGCAGCAGGACCAATGGCACTGTGATGGCTGACATCAGACTTACTGTCTAGAACAACAGGCTACTGgtctccttgttttttttttttgtttgtttgtttttgtttttgttttttttgtttttgttttttgttttttgttttttttttgatttggtttttccaacagagtttctctgtgtagccctggctgctctggaactcactctgtagaccaggctggcctcaaactcagaaatccgcctgcctctgcctctgcctcccagagtgctgggattacagtttgGTCTCCTTTTTATACTCTTTCCTAATACAGTCAGATTACAATCcctaatgttttgtttgtttgtttgtttgttttttacagaaacaacttttaaaaagccATATGATAACTTTTTCTGCATTAAGCAGGTCGAGTGCCCTATCATAAAGCAGAACTATTTTGTTTAATGAATCTACACATTGACAAATCTGGGCCCACTTTTCTGGTATGTCAATTGGCCTGTAGGTAGCCACTTTCCCCCTATGCTAGGTGAAGTGCTTGGCAGCTCTTCTCTGCACTCACCCCCTAAGTGCAATCGGACTGCTtgcatctgcttttgtttttcccaATTCACTGCCCTGTAGCAAAGGAAGggcgtcccctcccctccctccttcccctagCCATTGGA
Proteins encoded in this region:
- the LOC127695198 gene encoding alpha-N-acetylgalactosaminide alpha-2,6-sialyltransferase 1-like, whose translation is MKRRCGGLCQRQAFLLLTLLALLFILPSFIKKSSTKDSRYQFIENNESSLQEVRQKAKHQGPIMSLQGETTSLRTKEVDLKKQEREAARGERGEGEKRQLQPVNPAPENPQSKAEPAAKMPIPERVDKVSRATGAPSTRQRPLATRAVLPEEKVVQATPSPASFPHPTTQRRQMLKASDFKSEPRWDFEEEYSLDAGSLQTTCPDSVKIKASKSPWLKNIFLPNLTLFLDSGRFSQSEWSRLEHFAPPFGFMELNQSLVQKVVTRFPPVPQQQLLLASLPSGFSKCITCAVVGNGGILNDSRMGQEIDSHDYVFRLSGAVIKGYEQDVGTRTSFYGFTAFSLVQSILILGSRGFQHVPLGKDVRYLHFLEGTRDYEWLEAMFLNQTMAKTKLSWFRHRPQEAFRDTLDLDRYLLLHPDFLRYMKNRFLRSKTLDTAHWRIYRPTTGALLLLTALHLCDKVSAYGFITEGHERFSDHYYDTSKKRLIFYINHDFTLEKKVWKRLHDEGIIWLYQRPQSDKAKN